The nucleotide sequence CGAACAGGCGCACGAGGTTAACACGAAGCTGGTTGTATTCACGCAGCAGCGGCTCATACTCCGTGTAAATGCGCTGCTGCAAGGTCGTTGCTACCGTACGAAAATGACGAATACGCTGCTCCAGTTCACCGATTTCGTTCGTTAACCGATTGAACGCCAGCTGCGCCCGGGAAAGTGGTGGCTTATCCCGTCCGGGCGAAGGAATATGCACAAGATGAGGGTTAGGCATAGGCATATAGCAAAGAGCCCTGCTGGCTGAACGTTACGGTTCAAACCAGCAGGGTCTAGAAATGTTGAGTGTCGTTACTGCTGCACGCCCACCAGATTAAGCATGAACGCGTACTCCAGCGCAATCTCTTTCAGCGCCTGAAATCGTCCGGAGGCTCCGCCATGACCCGCTTCCATGTTCGTGTGAAGCAGAAGCTGGTTGTTGTCGGTTTTCATCGTGCGGAGTTTGGCAACCCACTTGGCCGGTTCCCAGTACTGCACCTGTGAATCGTGCAGGCCGGTCGTGACGAGCAGGTTCGGATAGGCTTTCTTCTCAACATTGTCGTAAGGCGAGTAGGATAGCATGTAGTCGTAATACTGCTTTTGTTTCGGGTTCCCCCATTCTTCAAACTCGCCCGTGGTGAGCGGTATACTTTCGTCGAGCATCGTCGTTACTACATCCACGAACGGAACGGCGGCCACTACGCCCCGGTACAACTGCGGGGCCTGGTTGATAACGGCACCCATCAGGAGCCCGCCCGCGCTGCCGCCCATAGCAAACAGCTTGTCGGGAGAAGTGTATTTAGTCTTGATGAGGTGCTCCGACACGTCCACGAAGTCGTTGAAGGTGTTTTTCTTTTTAAGCATCTTGCCGTCTTCGTACCACCGACGCCCCATTTCCTGGCCGCCCCGGATGTGCGCAATCGCGTAAATAAAACCCCGGTCGAGCAGGCTCAGGCGCGTTGAGCTAAAGCCGGGGTCCGTCGAATAACCGTAGGAGCCATACGAATATTGCAGCAGCGGAGCCGACCCGTCTTTAGGCGTGCCTTTCCGATAAACAATTGATACTGGAATCTTCACGCCGTCGCGGGCGGTCGCGTAAATCCGCTCCGACACGTAATTGTTCTTGTCAAAGCCATCCAGAACCTCCTGCTCTTTTTTTAGCGTCTTGACCTTCGTGTCCATGTTATAGTCGTAGGTCGAGTTGGGCGTAGTCAGGGAAGCGTAATTAAACCGCAGGACGTTGGTATTGAACTCCGGGTTGAAGCCAATGGCCGCTACGTAGGCCGGTTCGCCGAAATCCAGATACTCGTCGGTTTTGGTTTTCTGATTAATGACCCGAATGCTGGTCAGTCCGGCTTTACGCTCACCCAGCACCAGGTGGTTGGTGAACACGTCCAGATTCGCCAGATAGACATCGGGACGATGAGGAATCACTTCTTTCCAGGCTGACCGGTCGGCGGTTTTGCCTTCGGGAACTTCCATGAGCCGGAAGTTTTCGGCCTGCCAGTTGGTGCGGACGTAAAACTTGTCTTTGTAGTGGACAATATCGTATTCGTGCCCTTTTTCGCGCGGCAGAAACACGGTAAACTGACCCGTCGGCTGACTGGCGTTCAGGAGCCGGTATTCCGTGGCCACGCCGTTATGGTCAACGCCGATAGTGATAAATTTTTTCGACTTCGTTCGGCCCAGCCCCATGTAGAACTGGTTGTCTTTCTCTTCATAAACCAGCACATCCTGTTTGGGATCAGTCCCCAATACGTGCCGATAAACTTGGTAGCCGAGGAGCGTCTGCGGGTCTTTTTTGATGTAGAACAGCGTCTTGTTATCGGCTGCCCACGCAAAGTTGCCCGCTTCGGTATTGGTGATAGTCTCTGGATAGACTTTCCCCGTTTTCAGGTTTTTGATGCGCAGCGTATAGAGCCGGCGGCTAACGGTGTCTTCGGCAAAAATGGCCAGTTCGTTATTGTCAGAGACTTCATAACCACCCAGATGGAAATAGTTGTGGCCCTTCGCCATTGCGTTTCCATCAAAAATGACTTCTTCGGTGCCCTGCAGCGAGCCTTTCTTACGGCAGTAAATAGGATATTCACCCCCCGTTACGTAGCGGCTATAGTAAAAATAGCCATTGTCCCGGTAGGGCACCGACTCATCCTGCTGCTTGATACGGCCTTTCATTTCTTCAAAGAGCTTATCCTGCAAGGTTTTAACGGGCGACAGCACCTGATCGAGATAGGCGTTCTCGGCCTTCAGATAGCTGATTACCTCTGGGTTTTCGCGGTCGTTGAGCCAGTAATAATTGTCGATCCGCTTATGCCCGTTGGTAATGAGTTCCTTCGGTTTTACAGCGGCTTTGGGGGGAGTAATGGACTGTGCTTGTGTCATGCTATAGAGCGTGAGCGTAGTAATTAAGAGAAAACACGTTCGTTTCATAGCGGTTCGCGGGAACGGTCGTTTTGAGAGATTGTCTGTAAAATTAAGGTTTTCTTTCGTGGCAGAGGTGCCGCGATTTTCTGAATAAAGTGGAGGAACGCCAAAACTAAACGACCTTTAGGCTTGTCAATCCTGTTTTGCCTGAATACTATGCCCGAACTTGTCGTTGCACGCTATACCGAAGACCTAAACTGGCTACGTAACCTCTCGGCCAACCGCGTCGGTCAATCCGCTTCGCTCCGCGTGACAATCTATGACAAAAGTCCGGATGCATCGGCTGGCCCGGATGCCGTTCGGCTGCCAAATGTTGGCCGGGAAGCGCATACGTATCTGCATCATATCGTGAGTCGCTATGATACGCTGGCCGAGTGGACGGTGTTCTGCCAGGGCAAACCGTTCGACCATGCCTTTGATTTCAAGAAATTTATCCGGGCGTTTGTCAGCCAGCCCGTTATACATGAAAATTTCGACCGGTTTGTCTCCGGCTTTTACTGGCTCGGGCACCTGATCGACACTGACGATAAGCAGGGGCAGCGCCTGTTTCAACCGTGGAGCAAAAACGAAGACGGCCGGGGCCTTGATCTGCGCGGCTTTCATCGGGCGCTGTTCGACACAGATGGGCCGGAATTCTATACATTTGTGCTGGGTGCGCAGTTTGCAGTGCATCGCAATGTGGTGCAAAGCCAACCGCTGGCCTTCTATGAACGGGCGCTGGCCGTTGCCATTACGTTTCCCGACGCAGCCCATTGTTTCGAGCGCAGCTGGGATCGCGTATTCGGCCTGACGGGGATTGATCCGGTCTGGCTGGCGGGCCGACAGACCGTCTATCTGAAGCCCATGAAGCACCAGAACGCTGTTGGCTAGGTCCCGGCAGAAGGCTAGCCGCACGCATAAAATAAGATCCGGAAACTCTTTTTTCTATCGTTTACTCGAATGCTTTATCCGGATAACGAGTCTCTTTAATCAAGTCTGAAAATAACCGGCCTTTTCTGTATCTTTAGCGAAGAATCGCAATTCTCTCTATGCACCGAACGTTTTACGTGCCTCGCTTCCGGCTCGTCCTGTTCAGTATCGGCACCGCCGGTTTTTTAGCTGCATCCAATCCCGACGCACTTTCGCTCGAAAAGGCTTTCTCCCGCATCAACAACGAGGTTAACCAGCACAGCCGTGTCTACGAAACGCTTGCCGACGCATCGAAGCAGGTCGGTCATCGACTAACGGGCAGTCCCAATGGCACTCGTGCCGAAGCCTATGCACATAATCTGCTGGCTTCGTATGGCTTTAGGGAAGTTCGCTACGAGCCGTTTGAGGTGGAAGCCTGGATGCGCGATACCGTAACGCTGTCGGTCGTGCCCGATCGGAGCGATAACTTTCGGGATGTACCGGTGGTGGCACTGGCCCATTCGCCCATCGAAGCGCACGTAAAAGGAGAAATTATAGACGTAGGCAATGGGCTGGAGGGCGACTTCGCGGCCTTTAAAGACAAGCTAAAAGGCAAAGTTGCACTGGTCAACATTGGCCTGGCTGCTCCAACGAAGGGTGCCCGTAACCTGCACCGCTCCGAAAAAACGGCGCTGGCGATTCAGTATGGGGCGGTGGGCGTAATTATGGTCAATCTGGTGCCGGGAAATGTGCTGCTGACGGGCACGGCTTCTGTTACGGGTAAACTGATCCCGATTCCATCGGTTTGCATTTCGCTCGAAAGCGGAGAAGCCCTCCGGGCGTGGATGCAGGAAGAGCACGGCCGGTTTCAGGCCATGATTGATATGACCAACATGAGCCGGAAAATTCGCGCCCGGAACGTAGTCGCCACGCTGCCCGGCTCGAAATATCCCAACGAAAAAATCATCGTCGGCGGCCATCTGGATTCGTGGGATCTGGCAACCGGCGCCATCGATAATGGCATTGGGTCCTTTGCCGTCATGGACATCGCCCGGACGTTCAAGGCGTTGAAGCTGAAGCCCAAGCGCACGGTTGAGTTTGTCCTGTTTATGGGCGAAGAGCAGGGTTTGCTCGGGTCGCGGGCCATGGTTGAGAGCCTGAAAACTTCGGGGGAACTCGACAAGGTTCGCTACATGATGAATCTTGACATGACCAATGACCCAACCGGACTAAACGCCTTTGGCCGGTCGGATATGGTATCCTTTCTGAACACCGTTGGCGAAACCATGAAACGCGTCGAACCCGCCTTTCCGAACCAGATGCAGAATCAGGCGGGGCTGCACTCCGATCATCAGCCGTTCATGCTCGAAGGCGTCCCGGTTGTGGGCATGAATGGTCACCTCTCCAGAGAAGTGCTTGATTGTTATCATGCCAACTGCGACCGCATGAACCTCGTCAACGCCGACCAGTTGAAGAATACGGTTCGCTATTCGACGATGCTGCTGTATGCGCTTGCTGATGCCGACGATATTCCAACCCGCCGGCAGACCGATACCCAAACCCGCGACTACCTCGTAACGCAGGGCCTGCGTACTCCGTTGCAGATTGCCAATGAGTGGCGCTGGAAAGAATGAAACAGGGTTAGGATGCCTTGAACGGACAATCCTGCAGGAAAAGATGTCGGCCCTTCCGAGCCTACGGCTACCGCAGGGGCGATGATTTTCGTTACTTTGTGCGAACGAACACCGGACACTGACACGTATCCACATGGCCAAAAATACCTTCCGGCAACCCGAACGCATTGCTAAACAGAAGAAGCAACGGCGACAACTGCGGCTGGCCTCCTGGCTCAATGATTTCATTGGGCTGGACCGGCTCTTCGGCGAGGATAATGCCTGGCCCATCCGTAATATTGACCGTATTCTCTGGGTCACGCTCCTGCTCATTGTTTATATTGGCCTGAATCACAACGCCGAGCGGCTGGTACGCCGGATTCAGCGCACCAAAACCCAGGTAGACGAACTACGGGCGCAGTCAACCGTTCTGGAGGCCGATTATAACCGGAGCGGTAAACAGTCCGAACTGGCGAAGCACGTAGCCGCGCTCGGCCTGACCGACAGCCAGAAACCACCCCATAAACTCGTCGTTAAAGCCAATGAACATTAAGCAGGATATCATCCAACGGGCAAACCACGTCTTTTACGTCGTGATCCTTCTGGCCCTGAGCGTTGTGCTGCGGCTTGTTTACGTACAGTATTTTCAAACGTTCAAGGGTAAGCTGTGGAGTGAGCGGGTCGCGGCCACGCTTATTCAGCGCGATACCATCCGGGCCATGCGCGGTAATATTTACGCCAATGACGGCAGTCTGTTGGCGA is from Spirosoma taeanense and encodes:
- a CDS encoding S9 family peptidase gives rise to the protein MKRTCFLLITTLTLYSMTQAQSITPPKAAVKPKELITNGHKRIDNYYWLNDRENPEVISYLKAENAYLDQVLSPVKTLQDKLFEEMKGRIKQQDESVPYRDNGYFYYSRYVTGGEYPIYCRKKGSLQGTEEVIFDGNAMAKGHNYFHLGGYEVSDNNELAIFAEDTVSRRLYTLRIKNLKTGKVYPETITNTEAGNFAWAADNKTLFYIKKDPQTLLGYQVYRHVLGTDPKQDVLVYEEKDNQFYMGLGRTKSKKFITIGVDHNGVATEYRLLNASQPTGQFTVFLPREKGHEYDIVHYKDKFYVRTNWQAENFRLMEVPEGKTADRSAWKEVIPHRPDVYLANLDVFTNHLVLGERKAGLTSIRVINQKTKTDEYLDFGEPAYVAAIGFNPEFNTNVLRFNYASLTTPNSTYDYNMDTKVKTLKKEQEVLDGFDKNNYVSERIYATARDGVKIPVSIVYRKGTPKDGSAPLLQYSYGSYGYSTDPGFSSTRLSLLDRGFIYAIAHIRGGQEMGRRWYEDGKMLKKKNTFNDFVDVSEHLIKTKYTSPDKLFAMGGSAGGLLMGAVINQAPQLYRGVVAAVPFVDVVTTMLDESIPLTTGEFEEWGNPKQKQYYDYMLSYSPYDNVEKKAYPNLLVTTGLHDSQVQYWEPAKWVAKLRTMKTDNNQLLLHTNMEAGHGGASGRFQALKEIALEYAFMLNLVGVQQ
- a CDS encoding DUF3431 domain-containing protein; this encodes MPELVVARYTEDLNWLRNLSANRVGQSASLRVTIYDKSPDASAGPDAVRLPNVGREAHTYLHHIVSRYDTLAEWTVFCQGKPFDHAFDFKKFIRAFVSQPVIHENFDRFVSGFYWLGHLIDTDDKQGQRLFQPWSKNEDGRGLDLRGFHRALFDTDGPEFYTFVLGAQFAVHRNVVQSQPLAFYERALAVAITFPDAAHCFERSWDRVFGLTGIDPVWLAGRQTVYLKPMKHQNAVG
- a CDS encoding M20/M25/M40 family metallo-hydrolase: MHRTFYVPRFRLVLFSIGTAGFLAASNPDALSLEKAFSRINNEVNQHSRVYETLADASKQVGHRLTGSPNGTRAEAYAHNLLASYGFREVRYEPFEVEAWMRDTVTLSVVPDRSDNFRDVPVVALAHSPIEAHVKGEIIDVGNGLEGDFAAFKDKLKGKVALVNIGLAAPTKGARNLHRSEKTALAIQYGAVGVIMVNLVPGNVLLTGTASVTGKLIPIPSVCISLESGEALRAWMQEEHGRFQAMIDMTNMSRKIRARNVVATLPGSKYPNEKIIVGGHLDSWDLATGAIDNGIGSFAVMDIARTFKALKLKPKRTVEFVLFMGEEQGLLGSRAMVESLKTSGELDKVRYMMNLDMTNDPTGLNAFGRSDMVSFLNTVGETMKRVEPAFPNQMQNQAGLHSDHQPFMLEGVPVVGMNGHLSREVLDCYHANCDRMNLVNADQLKNTVRYSTMLLYALADADDIPTRRQTDTQTRDYLVTQGLRTPLQIANEWRWKE
- a CDS encoding FtsL-like putative cell division protein, which gives rise to MAKNTFRQPERIAKQKKQRRQLRLASWLNDFIGLDRLFGEDNAWPIRNIDRILWVTLLLIVYIGLNHNAERLVRRIQRTKTQVDELRAQSTVLEADYNRSGKQSELAKHVAALGLTDSQKPPHKLVVKANEH